In the genome of Girardinichthys multiradiatus isolate DD_20200921_A chromosome 7, DD_fGirMul_XY1, whole genome shotgun sequence, one region contains:
- the LOC124871763 gene encoding olfactory receptor 6N2-like, with protein MDKMNNELSATYITLGGHVHLQKYRFLYFVIMFTAFVLIICSNSTILCLIWIQKSLHEPMYIFIAALLCNSLLFSTNVYPKLLIDFLSDMQITTYLSCRMQGLMYYSLSGSEFLLLAAMAYDRHVSICNPLQYQTVMSKTTVTTLLVLAWLLPPCQLVPALILGNSSKLCNYTLNGLFCNNAVTKLYCLGQSGPYILYGVTILMTTVFIPLMFILFTYSKILIISYRRGSHVRKKALQTCAPHLLVLLSFSCLCSYDVIIARLEIDLPITAYSIMTLQVVLYHPLLNPIIYGLKMAEIHKHLKRLFSRGRFCVCILLR; from the coding sequence ATGgataaaatgaataatgaaCTATCTGCAACGTATATTACTTTGGGTGGACACGtacatttgcagaaatacagatTTCTGTACTTTGTGATCATGTTTACTGCATTTGTTCTAATAATCTGCAGTAACTCAACCATCTTGTGTCTCATCTGGATCCAAAAAAGCCTCCATGAGCCTatgtacatttttattgcaGCATTGCTGTGCAACTCACTTCTTTTCAGCACCAACGTTTATCCAAAACTTCTGATTGATTTTTTATCTGACATGCAGATTACAACTTATTTATCATGTAGGATGCAGGGTTTGATGTATTATTCTTTAAGTGGTTCTGAGTTTCTCCTTTTGGCAGCCATGGCCTACGACAGGCACGTCTCTATTTGTAATCCTCTGCAATATCAAACTGTTATGAGCAAAACAACTGTGActactttgctggttttagcTTGGCTTTTGCCACCCTGTCAGCTTGTACCAGCACTTATATTAGGTAATAGTTCCAAACTCTGTAATTATACTTTGAATGGACTTTTTTGCAATAATGCGGTTACCAAGCTTTACTGTTTGGGCCAATCAGGGCCCTATATTCTATATGGTGTGACTATTTTAATGACTACTGTATTTATTCCTTTGATGTTCATACTTTTTACCTACAGTAAAATACTCATTATATCCTATAGAAGGGGCTCACATGTCAGGAAAAAAGCTTTGCAGACCTGTGCCCCACACCTGCTGGTTCTACTCagtttttcatgtttgtgtTCATATGATGTTATAATAGCCCGACTGGAAATTGATTTACCCATAACTGCATATTCAATAATGACTTTACAGGTGGTTTTGTATCATCCTCTTCTTAATCCAATAATCTATGGTCTAAAGATGGCTGAAATCCATAAACACCTCAAGAGGCTTTTCAGTCGAGGCAGATTTTGTGTATGTATTTTACTGAGATAA